The following is a genomic window from Gemmatimonadaceae bacterium.
GAAACTTGACGAAACACTAGGCCGTCTATATAACTAGACATCCTAGTGCTCCGACCCGTGACCAAACCCATCCCGCTCCTCCAGGGCACCCTGGACCTGATCGTTCTCGAGATGCTCCGCGCCGAGCCGACCAACGGCTACGATCTCGCGCAGCGCATACAGGCGGTGTCCCGCGACGTGCTGCACGTCAACGCCGGCTCGCTCTATCCCGCGCTCTACCGGCTCGAAGAGCGCGGACTCGTCCGCGCCGCGTGGAAGGACACCGATACCGGCCGCCGCGCCCGCGTCTACTCGCTCACCAACGCCGGCCGCAAACAGCTCGCCGCGCAGCGCGACGAGTGGGAACGGTTCGCCGGCGCCCTCGCCACCATTCTCAAGCGAGCCTAACGCCATGTCCTTCATCGCGCGGATGATGCGCCGCGTGCGCGCCGCCCTCTTCTTCCGGCGGCGCGAGCGCGAGATGCAGGAGGAAATGCGCGGCCATCTCGAGCAGGCCGCTGAGCGGTTCGCGGCGCGCGGGCTCTCGGGCGCCGATGCGCGCATCGCCGCGCGACGGGAGTTCGGCAACGCGACGGTGATCGAGTCCCACGCCCGCGAGGCGCGTGGCGCACTGTGGGCGGAATCGCTCGCCACCGATACGCGGCTCGCGCTCCGCGGCCTGCGGCGCACGCCGCTCGTCGCCGTGGTCGCCGTGCTGTCGATCGGCATCGGCGTCGGCGCGACGACGGCGATCGTCACGATCGCCAACGCGCTCCTGCTCGAATCGCCGGCCGGCGTTGGGCATGCGGATCGCGTGGTGAGCATCGGCAGCACGCGTCAGGGCCACGGCTTCGACACGTTCTCGTACACCACCTATACCGATTATGCGCGCGCGCCGAGCCTCGCCGCGATGGCGGCGATGGACCTGGAGCCGCGCGCCTTCAGCGTGGTGGACCACGACAACGGTCAGGCGGCGCAGGGCGGCGTGGTGTCGGGCAACTTCTTTCGCGTGCTCGAGGCCCGGCCGGCGTTAGGCAGGTTCTTCGGCGCGGGCGATGACACCGATGCCAATCCTGCGTCGGTCGTCGTGCTCAGCGACCGCTACTGGCGCAAGCGATTCGGCGGCGATTCGAGCGTCGTCGGCCGCACCGTCGACCTCAACGGGTCGCCGTTCACCATCGTCGGCGTGGCGGCGCCGGGATTCGAGGGTCCGTTCGTCATCGCTCCCGATCTGTGGCTGCCGCTGCATGCATGGGCACAGCTGTCGCACTCGCGCTCGGTCTTCACGGAACGGGAATCGGTCTGGCTCATCGGCATCGGACGCCTGAAACCGGGCCGGACGCCGAGTCAGGCGCAGATCGAGATTGGGGCGATCGCCGCGCGGCTGCGCACCGCGTATCCGAAGGAGTCGGACCTGGATGGCGTGCGCGTGGCGCCGGTGTCGCTCATTCCCGGCGACGGGCACGCCGTGGTCGGCGCGTTCATGCTCGTCTTGTTCGTGATCGCCGGGTTGGTGCTCGTGGTCGCCGCGGCGAACGTCGCCGGGATGCTGCTCGCGCGCGCCGTGGGCCGGCGGCGCGAGATTGCGCTGCGCCTTGCGTTAGGCGCGTCGCGCCTCCGGCTGGTGCGCCAGCTCGCCACCGAAAGCGTGGTCCTCGGCCTGGCCGCCGGGGCGGCCGGCCTCGTGCTCGCCCACTGGCTCGTGACGGCGCTGATGTCGCTCCAGCCCAAGCTCCCGGTACCGCTGCGCGTGCATCCGGCGATCGACGCCCGCGTGCTCGCGTTTGCCACGTGCCTAACGCTTCTCGTGGCCGTGCTCGTCGGGACGCTGCCCGCGCTGGAAAGCGTCCGGCCCGATCTCGTCCCCGCGCTCAAGATCGATACCGGCGCCACCGCGCGCCGCCACCGCGTGCGCAGCGTGCTGCTGGTGTCGCAGCTCGGGGTGTCGATGCTGCTGCTCGTGGTGGCGGGATTGTTCGGCCGGTCGCTCGTGCGCGCGCGCGCCGTCGACACCGGTTTCACGGCGCACAGCATCGACATCGTTTCACTCGATCTGGAGCTCGCCGGATACGACTCCGTGCGCGGCGTCACGCAGGCGCACGCGCTGCTCGAGGAGAGCCGCACGCTGCCCGGCGTCACCCAGGCGGCGCTCTCGGCGATGCTGCCGCTCTCCGGCTCTGCGATGGGCTTCGGGCCCATCGCCATCGATGGGCACCCCGCTCCGCGCGGCGAAGACGGATGGACGGCGGACTGGAACGTGGTCACCCCGGGCTACTTCGAGACGTTAGGCGTGCCGCTGGTCGCCGGCCGCGCGTTCACCGACGCCGACCGCGCCGGCGCAACGAACGTCGCCATCCTGAACGAGACCTTTGCCAAGCGGGTGTTCGGCACCACGAACGTCGTTGGGCAGACACTGCGGAACGCGAACCGCGTGATCACCGTGGTGGGGGTCGCGCGCGACGCGAAATATCGGTCGCTGGATGAGGCACCGCTGAATTACATCTACGTGCCGCTGGCGCAGTTTTATCAGCCGGCCACGAATCTGATGGTGCGAACCAATCGGGAGCGTTTCGTCGCGCCGTTGCTCCGGCGCCTCGTCGCGCGGTTCGATCCCCATCTGCCGATCCTCAATCAGCAAACGATCGAGGACGCGACCGCATTCTCGCTCTTCCCGCAGCGGCTGGCCGCCCTGGTGAGCGGCGCGCTCGGCACGGTCGCGCTCGCGCTCGCGATGCTCGGGATTTACGGGGTGATCGCGTACACGGTGGCGCAGCGGACGCGGGAGATCGGCGTGCGCGTTGCGTTAGGCGCAACGCACCGCACCATCCTTGCGATGGTGCTGCGGCAGGGGCTGGTGCTCGCGGGCATCGGCATCGCCATCGGTCTTGCCACGGCACTGCTCGTGACGCGGCTCCTGGCCGACTTTCTGTTCGGCGTGCAGCCGACGGATGTGCCGACCTTCGCCGGCGCCGCGGCGCTCCTGGTGATCGTTGCGCTCGCCGCGAGCTGGGTGCCCGCCCGCCGCGCGGCGGCGAGCGATCCCATGATCTCGTTGCGAGCGGAGTAACTGCCGCGTTCGGTGGCGCCGCCAAGTCACGTCGGCGAGGCTCGCCGATCGACGACCCGCAGTTGACGCGAGCGTCCACCGCGAAGATGTTCGAGCGACACGCTCACCGGACGTCGCGATCGATGCGGACACGATGGATTCTTCAGTCGCTCTTGGCGGCCATGACCGCGGGCGTGGCTCTCGCGGCGCATGGCCCGGGTCGCGGCGCAGCCGCCGGCACCCGGATCCAGCCGCTTCTTGGCGATGAAGGTCCGATGCCCGAATTGAAGGGCGACAAGGGCTGGCTCAATTCCGCACCGCTCTCCACCACGTCGCTGCGCGGGAAGGTGGTGGTCGTCGACATCTGGACATATTCGTGCATCAACTCGCTGCGGCAGCTGCCCTATCTCGAGCGTTGGGCGGCGCAGTACAAGAATCAGGGCCTCGTGGTGATCGGCGTGCACGCGCCCGAGTTCGGCTTCGAGAAGATCCCCGCGAACGTCGACAGCGCGGTGCGCGAGCTCGGCGTGACGTATCCGGTGGTGATCGACAGCGACCACAAAATCTGGGACGCGTTTCACAACCAATACTGGCCGGCCGATTATTTCATCGATGCGAAGGGACGCATCCGCCACCACCATGTCGGCGAAGGCGATTACGACGAGTCGGAACGCGTGATCCAGGAGCTCCTGAAGGAGGCCGGACACACCGGCGCCACCGCCGGCGACTCCGCGCGCCTAACGGAGACCGCGATCGAGGCGCCGGCGAACACCGAGTTCCGATGGTCGCCGGAGACGTACGTCGGCTACCGCCGCGCCGAGAACTTCGCGTCGCCCGAGCACGTGGTGCACGATCATGCGGCCGTGTACAGCCTGCCTGCCACGCTCGACCTGGACGATTGGGCACTCGACGGCTCGTGGAGCATCGGCGCCGAGTACGCCGTCTTGGCGGCGGCGCCGGGAGCGATCCGGTTCCAGTTTCGGGGGCGCGACGTGCACCTGGTGCTCGGCCCGTCGCCTAACGGGGTGCCTGTACGGTTCCGCGTCACGGTGGACGGCGCGGCGCCGGGCGAGAATCACGGCGCCGATGATGCCGCCGACGGGTCGGGCGTCGTGCGCCGGCCGCGCCTCTACCAGCTCATCCGGCTCCGCGAGCCTGCGGAGGGCCACACGTTCGAAATCGAGTTCCTCGACCCGGGCGTGCAGGCGTATGTGTTCACATTCGGTTAGGAACGCCGCCGGACGCCCAGCCGATCATGGAAACGCGCCCGGCGCAATCATGCCCGGATGCCACGCCGGATCCCAGATGACGTGCGTCTCGACCCGCTCGATTCCTGCCACCGCAGCAACCGCACTATGGATGCCGTCGGTAATCACGCGCTCCATCGGGCACCCGGGCGTGGTGAGCGTGTGCGTGATGCGCGCGATCGGCCCGTCGACTTCCACTCCGTACACGAGACCGAGCGTAACAATGTCGAGTCCGAGCTCGGGATCGATCACCGTAGCGAGGGCGGTCCAGATCGTATTGACGAGAGAATCATGATTTGCTGTCGGCATCGCTGCTCGCATGCGAGAGTCACCAAAAATCTCGCCCGCCATCAACCTTCGGCGCGTGACTCTTGTCACACGGGGCTCGACCAGCGAACCATGTGGCGACGCCGGTCCAGCGTGCACATTGACTGCAACTCGCGATCGGCGCACGATAGAAAATGAACTCGACATCACCATCCTCACCCGAACCCCAGGGCGTGTCACCGGAGGTGGTGAGCCAACTCCGAGAGCAGCTCACCAAGGGAGACGACGTCATCGACCCCAAGACGTGGGCCGGTTCCGTTCCCGCTGCGTTCGGCATAGCACCCCGCCTGCGAATCGGCGCGAAGCGATGGTTGAACCTCGTCTGGCTCCTTCCGATCGCTTGGGCGTTGCTCCTGTTAGGCGTCGCCGCAGCCCAATATCTGCGCGGCATTCCGTCGGTCGAGGCGTTCGTGCAGGCACATCCGGGGACCGGCTTCGCTACCACGTTTGCGACGCCGATGCCGGTCTGGCTGCGTGCCCAGCATTTTCTCAATCTGCTGTTTCTGACGTTCATCGTTCGCGCGGGCGCGCAGATCCTGGCTGATCATCCCTTTCTGTACTGGACACGCCACTCCACGCCGGGGAAGGAATGGCTTCGGATGCAGAAGGCGGTGCCACGCATCCCGCTCTGGACCGCCAAAGACGATTCCCTCACGCTGCCCAAGCATATCGGGCTCCCCGGAATTCGCCACTCGATCGGACTCGCTCGTTGGTGGCACCTCGGCGTCGATACCCTCTGGCTCGCGAATGGGCTGGTCTTTTTCGTGCTCCTTTTTGTGAGCGGAGAATGGCGTCGCGTTGTGCCGACCAGCTGGCAGGTGTTCCCCGACGCTGCGTCGGTGCTCCTGCAATACCTGTCGCTGCGCTGGCCCGCGGACGAGAGCTGGGTCGCGTACAACGGCCTGCAGATGCTGGCCTATTTCGTCACGGTCTTCATCGCGGCTCCGCTCGCGCTCGTCACAGGCTTGGGCATGTCTCCCGCGCTCTCGACACGATTCCACGTCATCAGCAAGCGACTCAGCATCCAGGCGGCGCGCTCGCTGCACTTTCTCGTGCTCTGCTGGTTCCTCTTCTTCACCTTTGTCCACATCACACTGGTCTTCGCGACGAGCGCACTCCGGAACTTGAACCACATCTACGCCGGGACTAACGCGCAGGACTGGGTCGGCTTCGGCATCTTCGCGGCGTCGATGGCGGTGGTCGCGATCACCTGGTTCGCGGCAACGCCGCTAACGTTGCGTCATCCGAGGCTGATCCAACGCGCTGGATTCGCGCTCGTCGGTCCGGCACAGCGATTGTTCGAGCATCTCGACGCCGAACCAGGGACGTACACCGAGAAGGACGTGTCGCCGTACTTCTGGCACAACGGCAAGTACCCCGAGACGGCTGAGTATCGCGCGCTCTTCGACGCACAGTTCGCGGACTGGCGACTTCACATCCACGGCTTGGTCAACAATCCGGTGACGCTGAGTCTCGCCGATCTGCGCGCGCTCCCGCGTCACGAGCAAATCACGCAGCATTTCTGCATACAAGGGTGGTCCGGTATCGCGAAATGGGGCGGCGTGTCCATGCAGACCATTCTCGATCTCGTCAAGCCGACGCCCGCGGCGAAATGGGTCGTCTTCTATTCGCTCGGTGACGGGGCGGATGGCGGCCGCTACTACGACGCGCACCCCATCGAGCAGATGCGCTATCACCTGACGATGCTGGCGTATGACATGAACGGCGCGCCGCTCTCGTACGGCCACGGGGCGCCGCTCCGGCTCCGCAACGAAGTCCAACTTGGATTCAAGCAGGTGAAGTGGATCGCGGGCATCGAGTTCGTCGCCGACATCGCGGAGGTCGGCGGCGGCTACGGCGGCTATAACGAAGATCACGAGTTCTTCGGATATCGGCAGTCGATCTGACGGTCGCGCGCATCTCGAGCCGCACGCGGTGGTGAGACATCCGTCACACCATCGCGCAGCGACGGATGCGAGCGTTCGGCATGAGCCTTCCTTGCCCGCTCCCGCCGGCCGCGCCCGACGCGCTCACGGTCGAGCGCGTTCGCGCAACACTACGGACGATCGCCTACCCCGGCCTAACGCGCGACCTGGTGTCGTTCGGGATGGTGCAGCACGTCGCGGTGTGTGATGGCCGCGTGAGGGTTCAGTTAGGCCTGCGCACATCTGACGAGACCATTCCCGCTCGCCTCCGCGCGTCCATCGAGGCAGCGCTCATGCCGCTCGGGGCGACGAGCGTCGCAGTCGAGATTGTGGCGCCGGCAGCGACGCCCGCGCGGCCTCGGAATACCACACCGGATCCGTGGGCGGACCAGGTTCGTCTCGCGAGCGTGCGCCACATCATCGCCGTTGGCGCCGGCAAGGGCGGCGTCGGCAAGAGCACCGTCGCCGTGAATCTCGCCCTGGCACTGGCGCGCGAGGGGCTGCGCGCGGGGCTGCTCGACGCGGACATCTATGGGCCCAGCCTTCCGATTCTTCTCGGCCTCGACGATGGCGCATCGAAAGTACGGATGTCCGCCGAGAAGCACATCGAACCGCTCGAGGCGTACGGCCTGCCAATGATCAGCTTCGGCTTTTTTCTCGGCGAAGGATCACCGGCGATCTGGCGAGGCCCGATGGTCTCGAAGGCGGTGAAGCAGTTTGCTCGCGGCGTCGCGTGGCCCGAGCTCGACGTGCTCGTCGTTGATCTTCCGCCGGGCACGGGCGACGTGCCGCTGAGTCTCGTGCAGGCCGTCGCACTATCCGGTGCAGTGATCGTCACGCAGCCGCCGCGCGTCGCGGTCGCGGAGGCGCGCAAGGCCGCGGAAATGTTCCGCACGCTGGACGTGCCGGTGCTGGGTGTCGTCGAGAACATGAGTGGCGTGTTCGGACGCGGCGCGGGACGCAGCGTGGCCTCCGAAATCGGCGTGCCGTTCCTCGGCGAGATTCCGTTCGACGAGACCGTCGTCGAGGAAGGAGACCGCGGGACACCGACGATGGTCGAGCGCGCGCACAGCGCGACCGGCCTGGCGTTCGATCACATCGCGGCAACCGTGGCCGAGGCGCTGGGATGGCGGCGAGCCTAACGACTGGAACGACGCCGCCGCATCGCGGGACGTCGATATCGGGCAGCGTTAGGCTCGGCGCAGTTGCGCCCGCGTCCGGATCGATTCGGTTGGCCGCCGAGCACTTCACTGCGGCGACGCTGTACCTGCTCGCGGGATCCGTGGGGCTCGTGTGGATCGCGCCCGAGCTCGCAGCGGGCAACTACCTGTCGCCACACGTTGCAGGCGTGACGCATCTCTTCACGCTTGGCTGGATCACGATGACGATCTTCGGCGCTCTCTACCAACTCCTGCCGGTCGCACTCGGCGCGCCGATTCGTTGGCCGAAGCTCGGGCACACGAGCTTCTGGACCTTCGCACCCGGCGTGGGACTGTTCGCGTGCGGCATCGCAGACAACTCGACGCTGCTCCGTCATGTTGGCGTCGGTCTCGTCGCGATCGGCGTCATCCTGACGGTGACCAACGTTGCCGCGACGCTCCCGCGCGCTCGTTCGCGCGACGTGACCTGGGCGGCGATCGCCATCGCGATCACGTACCTGTCCTCGACGCTGGTACTCGGCGTCGTTCTCCTGCACAACATCCACACCGGCTTCATTGCCGCGGTTCGCGTGCAGGTGCTGGCAACGCATCTCCACGTCGCGATCGTCGGTTGGGCGCTCATCATGATCGTCGGCGTCGCGCACCGCCTGCTGCCGATGTTTCTGCTGGCGCACGGCGCCAATGTGCGTTGGACGAAGCCTGCGCTCGGCCTGCTCGCCTGCGGCGTGCCGCTGCTTGCAGTGGGCATCACGACACGACATGACGCCGCATCGTGGACGGCAGTTGTGCTGATGGAAGCGGGCCTCGCCTGCTTCATTTACCAGGCCGTATCGTTCTTCCGCGTCCGCGTGCGCAAGCGCATCGATGTCGGGCTGCGGTTCGCGGCGGCGGGTCTCGCGTTCCTCATCGCTGCCGCTCTGTTCGGGCCGGTCGTGCTCTGGCGCGGCCCGAGCGCCACGCGTCTTGCCACAGCGTACGTGGTCCTCGCGCTGTTGGGCGGCATCGTCGTCTTCGTATCGGGCTTCTTCTACAAGATCGTTCCGCTGCTTGCCTGGACGGCTCGTTACAGCGGGCCCAAACGAATCGAAGGCGCACCAACTGTCGCCGAGCTCTTCTCGGCGCGCGTTGCCGAGGTTCAGCTCGGCGTGATGGTGAGCGCACTCATCATTCTCTCGATCGCCATTCTCCTTGGCTCGTCCGCGGGCGCGTATGCCGGCGCCGCCCTGTTTGCGTTAGGCGTCCTATTGTTCCTGAGCCAGATCGGCCGCGCCGCACTCGGGCGCCCGCGCAGAGGTATCGCGACATGACTTCGACGACCGTTCCAATTTCTCCGCAGGACAAAGTGCACGACGTGCTCGCGCGCGACGAATCGCTGGTCGAGGTATTCGTGCGCGCCGCGCCGCATTTCGCCAAGCTCCGTAATCGCGCGATGCGCCGCGTGATGGCGCGGCTCATCACCGTGGAGCAGGCCGCCCGGACCGCGAAGATTCCGACCGATCGTCTGGTGCGCGAGCTCAATGCCGCTCTGGGCCTGGCCGACGAGGAGTCGAGCGCCGGGGCGACGCCAACCCCGCCTGACGCGGTATCGTTAGGCGAGCGACATCCGCCCAACGCGGCGGTCGTGGAGCTCGACGTCCGCGAGGATCTGCGTTCCGGACGAGAACCGTTCTCCCGCATCATGAGCGCGGTGGCCGCGCTGCGCGGGGATGAAGTCCTCCGCCTCCGCGCGATCTTCGAGCCGGCCCCGCTCTACAGCATACTGACCAGGCGCGGGTTCGCGCACGAAGCCGAGGCACACGCCGCCGACGACTGGTCCGTGTGGTTCTGGCGGTCGGCGGCAGGCAGCGCTGAGACGCCGTCCACGATACCAACGAGCACCGGCGCGGACGACGTTCCTGCGGACGACGAGGAACGTACCTATCTGGACGTTCGCGGATTCAGTCCGCCCGAGCCATTGATGCGTACGCTCGCCGCCATCGAGACGCTCGCACGCGGACGCACCCTGGTCCAGATCAACAATCGTGTCCCGCAGTTTCTGTTCCCCATGCTCTCCGAGCGTGGGTTCACGTGGGAGATCGACGAGTCGCACCCCGATCGCGTGCTCGTTCACATCTCGCACGCCAAGTAGTTCGCCCTTCAACCAAACCAATGAGCATCAATGCCGACCAAGACGACCGAACTCGACGCCCGCGTGATTCCACCGCGGGAGAAGCACCCGACGATCTTTCGTACCTTTGACGGCCTGGCACGCGGTGAGTCCATGGTCATCATCAATGACCACGATCCCCGGCCTCTTCGCTACCAGCTCGACGCGGAGCATCCAGGCGAGTTTGTCTGGACCTATGAGTCCGAAGGCCCGGAGGTGTGGCGCGTGAGAATCGACCGGCGTTAGGCCGCCGGCTCACGGCCTCGGTGGCACGGTTGCGCTCGAGCGAAG
Proteins encoded in this region:
- a CDS encoding metal-sulfur cluster assembly factor, whose translation is MPTANHDSLVNTIWTALATVIDPELGLDIVTLGLVYGVEVDGPIARITHTLTTPGCPMERVITDGIHSAVAAVAGIERVETHVIWDPAWHPGMIAPGAFP
- a CDS encoding molybdopterin-dependent oxidoreductase, whose protein sequence is MSQLREQLTKGDDVIDPKTWAGSVPAAFGIAPRLRIGAKRWLNLVWLLPIAWALLLLGVAAAQYLRGIPSVEAFVQAHPGTGFATTFATPMPVWLRAQHFLNLLFLTFIVRAGAQILADHPFLYWTRHSTPGKEWLRMQKAVPRIPLWTAKDDSLTLPKHIGLPGIRHSIGLARWWHLGVDTLWLANGLVFFVLLFVSGEWRRVVPTSWQVFPDAASVLLQYLSLRWPADESWVAYNGLQMLAYFVTVFIAAPLALVTGLGMSPALSTRFHVISKRLSIQAARSLHFLVLCWFLFFTFVHITLVFATSALRNLNHIYAGTNAQDWVGFGIFAASMAVVAITWFAATPLTLRHPRLIQRAGFALVGPAQRLFEHLDAEPGTYTEKDVSPYFWHNGKYPETAEYRALFDAQFADWRLHIHGLVNNPVTLSLADLRALPRHEQITQHFCIQGWSGIAKWGGVSMQTILDLVKPTPAAKWVVFYSLGDGADGGRYYDAHPIEQMRYHLTMLAYDMNGAPLSYGHGAPLRLRNEVQLGFKQVKWIAGIEFVADIAEVGGGYGGYNEDHEFFGYRQSI
- a CDS encoding PadR family transcriptional regulator, translating into MTKPIPLLQGTLDLIVLEMLRAEPTNGYDLAQRIQAVSRDVLHVNAGSLYPALYRLEERGLVRAAWKDTDTGRRARVYSLTNAGRKQLAAQRDEWERFAGALATILKRA
- a CDS encoding ABC transporter permease, translating into MSFIARMMRRVRAALFFRRREREMQEEMRGHLEQAAERFAARGLSGADARIAARREFGNATVIESHAREARGALWAESLATDTRLALRGLRRTPLVAVVAVLSIGIGVGATTAIVTIANALLLESPAGVGHADRVVSIGSTRQGHGFDTFSYTTYTDYARAPSLAAMAAMDLEPRAFSVVDHDNGQAAQGGVVSGNFFRVLEARPALGRFFGAGDDTDANPASVVVLSDRYWRKRFGGDSSVVGRTVDLNGSPFTIVGVAAPGFEGPFVIAPDLWLPLHAWAQLSHSRSVFTERESVWLIGIGRLKPGRTPSQAQIEIGAIAARLRTAYPKESDLDGVRVAPVSLIPGDGHAVVGAFMLVLFVIAGLVLVVAAANVAGMLLARAVGRRREIALRLALGASRLRLVRQLATESVVLGLAAGAAGLVLAHWLVTALMSLQPKLPVPLRVHPAIDARVLAFATCLTLLVAVLVGTLPALESVRPDLVPALKIDTGATARRHRVRSVLLVSQLGVSMLLLVVAGLFGRSLVRARAVDTGFTAHSIDIVSLDLELAGYDSVRGVTQAHALLEESRTLPGVTQAALSAMLPLSGSAMGFGPIAIDGHPAPRGEDGWTADWNVVTPGYFETLGVPLVAGRAFTDADRAGATNVAILNETFAKRVFGTTNVVGQTLRNANRVITVVGVARDAKYRSLDEAPLNYIYVPLAQFYQPATNLMVRTNRERFVAPLLRRLVARFDPHLPILNQQTIEDATAFSLFPQRLAALVSGALGTVALALAMLGIYGVIAYTVAQRTREIGVRVALGATHRTILAMVLRQGLVLAGIGIAIGLATALLVTRLLADFLFGVQPTDVPTFAGAAALLVIVALAASWVPARRAAASDPMISLRAE
- a CDS encoding DUF2249 domain-containing protein; translated protein: MPTKTTELDARVIPPREKHPTIFRTFDGLARGESMVIINDHDPRPLRYQLDAEHPGEFVWTYESEGPEVWRVRIDRR
- a CDS encoding DUF2249 domain-containing protein; this encodes MTSTTVPISPQDKVHDVLARDESLVEVFVRAAPHFAKLRNRAMRRVMARLITVEQAARTAKIPTDRLVRELNAALGLADEESSAGATPTPPDAVSLGERHPPNAAVVELDVREDLRSGREPFSRIMSAVAALRGDEVLRLRAIFEPAPLYSILTRRGFAHEAEAHAADDWSVWFWRSAAGSAETPSTIPTSTGADDVPADDEERTYLDVRGFSPPEPLMRTLAAIETLARGRTLVQINNRVPQFLFPMLSERGFTWEIDESHPDRVLVHISHAK
- a CDS encoding Mrp/NBP35 family ATP-binding protein, whose amino-acid sequence is MSLPCPLPPAAPDALTVERVRATLRTIAYPGLTRDLVSFGMVQHVAVCDGRVRVQLGLRTSDETIPARLRASIEAALMPLGATSVAVEIVAPAATPARPRNTTPDPWADQVRLASVRHIIAVGAGKGGVGKSTVAVNLALALAREGLRAGLLDADIYGPSLPILLGLDDGASKVRMSAEKHIEPLEAYGLPMISFGFFLGEGSPAIWRGPMVSKAVKQFARGVAWPELDVLVVDLPPGTGDVPLSLVQAVALSGAVIVTQPPRVAVAEARKAAEMFRTLDVPVLGVVENMSGVFGRGAGRSVASEIGVPFLGEIPFDETVVEEGDRGTPTMVERAHSATGLAFDHIAATVAEALGWRRA
- a CDS encoding thioredoxin family protein, which produces MRTRWILQSLLAAMTAGVALAAHGPGRGAAAGTRIQPLLGDEGPMPELKGDKGWLNSAPLSTTSLRGKVVVVDIWTYSCINSLRQLPYLERWAAQYKNQGLVVIGVHAPEFGFEKIPANVDSAVRELGVTYPVVIDSDHKIWDAFHNQYWPADYFIDAKGRIRHHHVGEGDYDESERVIQELLKEAGHTGATAGDSARLTETAIEAPANTEFRWSPETYVGYRRAENFASPEHVVHDHAAVYSLPATLDLDDWALDGSWSIGAEYAVLAAAPGAIRFQFRGRDVHLVLGPSPNGVPVRFRVTVDGAAPGENHGADDAADGSGVVRRPRLYQLIRLREPAEGHTFEIEFLDPGVQAYVFTFG